From Phragmites australis chromosome 5, lpPhrAust1.1, whole genome shotgun sequence, a single genomic window includes:
- the LOC133918720 gene encoding hydroquinone glucosyltransferase-like → MESLASSGAPRPHVVLVASPGAGHLIPMAELARRLVAQHDLAATLVTFATDTHSAVLSSLRAADVATAELPAVALDDLPANASIETVLLEQIGRSVPRLRALLRYIGSTAPLAALVPDFFGTVTLPLAAELGVPGYVFYPSNLTVLALMRSTVELHDGGADAGEYRDLPDPLHLPGRVSLRRAYLPDVFRNSKELVYAHIIDEGRRYRAADGFLVNTFYEIEPGNVEELKQVAEQGTFPPAYPVGPFVRSSSNEDGASACLDWLDRQPTGSVVYVSFGSAGTLSVEQTAELATGLEHSGHRFLWVVRVPSRDGEHFDMGETRGDEDDPLAWLPKGFLERTSCRGLAVPSWAPQVRVLSHPATAAFVSHCGWNSTLESVAAGVPIVAWPLYAEQKLNALVLSENVGVALRPCARADGSIAPEEIAAAVRELMEGEKGRALRRRVVDLQQAAARAWAPEGSSRRALEEVAGRWKAAAVVGKDK, encoded by the coding sequence ATGGAGTCCTTGGCCAGCTCAGGCGCGCCGCGGCCGCACGTCGTGCTGGTCGCCAGCCCCGGCGCCGGCCACCTCATCCCGATGGCCGAGCTGGCGCGGCGGCTTGTCGCGCAACACGACCTCGCTGCCACGCTCGTCACCTTCGCTACGGATACGCACTCCGccgtcctctcctccctccgggCCGCGGACGTCGCTACGGCCGAGCTCCCAGCCGTCGCGCTCGACGACCTCCCCGCCAACGCCAGCATCGAGACCGTGCTCCTCGAGCAGATCGGCCGCTCCGTCCCGCGCCTCCGCGCCCTGCTCCGCTACATCGGCTCCACCGCCCCGCTCGCCGCGCTGGTGCCGGACTTCTTCGGCACCGTGACGCTTCCCCTcgccgccgagctcggcgtCCCGGGATACGTCTTCTACCCCAGCAACCTCACCGTGCTAGCCCTCATGCGCAGCACCGTGGAGCTACACGACGGCGGCGCCGACGCCGGCGAGTACCGCGACCTCCCGGACCCTCTACATCTTCCCGGACGCGTGTCGCTGCGCCGCGCGTACCTACCAGACGTGTTTCGCAACAGCAAGGAACTGGTCTACGCGCACATTATTGACGAGGGCCGGCGGTACCGCGCCGCCGATGGCTTCTTGGTGAACACTTTCTACGAGATCGAGCCCGGCAACGTGGAGGAGCTCAAGCAGGTAGCGGAGCAAGGCACGTTCCCGCCGGCTTACCCGGTGGGGCCGTTCGTCCGGTCAAGCTCCAACGAAGACGGCGCGTCGGCGTGCTTGGACTGGCTGGATCGCCAGCCGACGGGTTCCGTGGTGTATGTCTCCTTCGGGAGCGCCGGCACGCTGTCCGTGGAGCAGACGGCTGAGCTCGCCACCGGGCTGGAGCACAGTGGGCACAGGTTCCTGTGGGTCGTCCGCGTGCCAAGCCGGGACGGCGAGCATTTCGACATGGGGGAAACCCGTGGCGATGAGGACGATCCGTTGGCGTGGCTTCCAAAGGGGTTCTTGGAGAGGACGAGCTGTCGGGGCCTCGCCGTGCCGTCGTGGGCGCCGCAGGTGCGCGTGCTCTCGCACCCGGCGACGGCGGCCTTCGTGTCGCACTGCGGATGGAACTCGACGCTGGAGAGCGTGGCGGCCGGCGTGCCGATTGTCGCGTGGCCGTTGTACGCGGAGCAGAAGCTGAACGCCTTGGTCCTGTCGGAGAACGTCGGGGTGGCGCTGCGGCCGTGCGCGCGGGCTGACGGATCTATTGCGCCGGAGGAGATcgcggcggcggtgagggagCTGATGGAGGGGGAGAAGGGGCGTGCATTGCGGCGCCGGGTTGTGGACCTGCagcaggcggcggcgcgggcctGGGCGCCTGAGGGGTCGTCGCGGCGGGCGCTGGAGGAAGTCGCCGGCAGGtggaaggcggcggcggtggtcggCAAGGACAAGTAG